A genomic stretch from Erwinia sp. E_sp_B01_1 includes:
- the yedA gene encoding drug/metabolite exporter YedA — MLRRAPALLPLIAALFALYFIWGSTYFVIRLGVESWPPMMLAGLRFLLAGTVLMVYLLLRGEKLPSWRPAFNAALVGIMLLAIGNGAVTVAEHQNVPSGIAAVMVATVPLFAMCFSRMFGIQTRWIEWLGIAVGLVGIILLNSGGHLGGNPWGAVMILVGSLSWAFGSVWGSRVTLPHGMMAGAIEMLTAGVVLLIASTLSGEHLTTRPGLQGLLALAYLSLFGSVIAINAYMFLIRNVTPAIATSYAYVNPVVAVLLGISFAGESLTSVEWLALAVIVLAVILVTLGKYLLPAKPVVKPCVLEK; from the coding sequence ATGTTACGCCGTGCCCCTGCTTTGCTCCCTTTAATAGCCGCGCTGTTCGCCCTGTATTTCATCTGGGGATCGACTTATTTTGTGATTCGCCTTGGGGTCGAAAGCTGGCCGCCCATGATGCTGGCCGGCCTGCGATTCCTGTTAGCCGGCACGGTCCTGATGGTTTATCTGCTGCTGCGTGGTGAAAAACTGCCTTCATGGCGTCCGGCGTTTAATGCTGCGCTGGTGGGTATTATGCTGCTGGCTATTGGTAACGGGGCCGTTACGGTGGCCGAACATCAGAATGTGCCCTCCGGCATTGCCGCGGTGATGGTGGCTACCGTGCCGCTGTTTGCCATGTGCTTCAGCCGGATGTTTGGCATCCAGACCCGCTGGATTGAATGGCTTGGAATTGCTGTGGGGCTGGTTGGTATTATTTTACTTAACAGCGGCGGCCACCTTGGAGGAAACCCCTGGGGTGCGGTGATGATTCTGGTGGGGTCGCTGAGCTGGGCCTTCGGCTCGGTCTGGGGTTCCCGCGTTACCCTGCCCCACGGCATGATGGCGGGGGCGATTGAGATGCTGACGGCTGGTGTGGTACTGCTGATTGCGAGCACGCTCAGCGGAGAACATCTTACCACCCGTCCCGGCTTACAGGGATTACTGGCGCTGGCTTATCTCAGCCTGTTTGGCTCGGTTATCGCCATCAATGCCTATATGTTTTTAATCCGCAACGTCACGCCCGCTATTGCCACCAGCTACGCCTACGTTAACCCGGTAGTGGCTGTCCTGCTGGGGATCAGCTTTGCCGGCGAAAGCCTGACTTCCGTTGAGTGGCTGGCGCTGGCCGTCATTGTGCTGGCGGTGATTCTGGTGACGCTGGGCAAATACCTGCTCCCGGCTAAACCTGTAGTAAAACCCTGCGTCCTGGAGAAGTAA
- the vsr gene encoding DNA mismatch endonuclease Vsr codes for MADVHSSETRSKNMRAIRTRDTAIETRLAELMTGLGFSYRVQDKMLPGRPDFILDQYKTIIFVHGCFWHKHHCHLFKVPATRTAFWLGKIDSNVARDKRYIAELTAAGWKVLLVWECSLRGKTRLEEEALTSRLEEWICAGSGNAEIDSEGIRQL; via the coding sequence ATGGCCGACGTACACTCTTCAGAAACCCGTAGCAAAAATATGCGCGCGATCCGTACGCGTGATACCGCTATTGAGACCCGGCTGGCCGAGCTGATGACCGGCCTCGGGTTCAGCTATCGGGTGCAGGACAAAATGCTGCCGGGGCGCCCCGACTTCATTCTCGATCAGTATAAAACCATTATTTTTGTCCACGGCTGTTTCTGGCACAAACATCACTGTCACCTCTTTAAGGTGCCGGCGACGCGCACGGCATTCTGGCTGGGGAAAATTGACAGTAATGTCGCCCGCGACAAACGTTATATTGCCGAGCTGACGGCGGCAGGGTGGAAGGTGCTGCTGGTGTGGGAATGTTCACTGCGTGGAAAAACACGGCTGGAGGAAGAAGCCCTGACCAGCCGTCTTGAAGAGTGGATTTGCGCAGGGTCGGGCAATGCGGAAATCGATTCCGAGGGTATCCGCCAGCTGTAA
- a CDS encoding epoxyqueuosine reductase QueH gives MSDISRPPLSLPNGAKKLLLHSCCAPCSGEVMEAIQAAGIEYTIFFYNPNIHPQKEYLLRKDENIRFAEQHGIPFVDADYDTDNWFARAKGMEWEPERGVRCTMCFDMRFERTALYAHEHGFPVISSSLGISRWKNMQQINDCGARAAAPYPEMAYWDYNWRKKGGSARMIEISKRERFYQQEYCGCVYSLRDTNLHRKSQGRQLIKLGVLYYGDDEQ, from the coding sequence ATGAGCGACATCTCACGTCCGCCACTCAGCCTGCCCAACGGCGCAAAAAAATTGCTGCTGCACTCCTGCTGCGCGCCCTGTTCCGGCGAAGTGATGGAGGCCATTCAGGCCGCAGGCATTGAGTACACTATCTTCTTCTACAACCCCAACATTCATCCGCAGAAAGAGTATCTGCTGCGTAAAGATGAGAACATCCGTTTTGCTGAGCAGCACGGTATTCCGTTTGTCGATGCCGACTACGATACCGACAACTGGTTTGCCCGGGCTAAAGGGATGGAGTGGGAGCCGGAACGGGGCGTGCGTTGCACCATGTGCTTTGATATGCGTTTTGAGCGCACGGCGCTTTATGCCCATGAGCATGGTTTCCCGGTCATCTCCAGCTCGCTTGGCATCTCCCGCTGGAAAAACATGCAGCAGATCAATGACTGTGGCGCAAGAGCGGCAGCCCCCTACCCTGAAATGGCCTACTGGGACTACAACTGGCGTAAAAAAGGCGGATCGGCACGCATGATTGAGATCAGCAAGCGTGAACGCTTTTATCAGCAGGAATATTGCGGTTGCGTCTACTCCCTGCGCGACACCAACCTTCACCGCAAAAGCCAGGGCCGACAATTAATCAAACTGGGCGTGCTCTATTACGGAGATGATGAGCAATAA
- a CDS encoding LysR family transcriptional regulator produces MRGSDYSELKAFVTIVEQGSFTRASVQLNIKPSTLSQILRQLEKRLGVRLLNRTTRSLSLTEPGAALLAKLKPAMQAMDEAVSETTSRSGKVAGMLRVHTSRIAAELYLQPFLAEFHRAWPDIVLELTIDDTAIDIVSSGYDIGIRLGEMLANDMIAHPIGGELREVAFATPAYLNLHGRPQTLADLQKHQCINWRYPASQRLYDWEMWQEGHWVAVAVKGPLIVSDRRIGLNAALQGMGIGFWLHDRVADYVARGELELVLEAFSHPFDGFYLYYPQQSVASPTIKAFSEFFRSVNSTQKST; encoded by the coding sequence ATGCGGGGCAGTGATTACAGTGAACTCAAGGCGTTTGTCACCATTGTGGAACAGGGCAGCTTCACCCGTGCCTCGGTGCAGTTAAACATCAAGCCCTCGACGTTAAGCCAGATCCTGCGGCAGCTTGAGAAGCGGCTTGGCGTCCGTCTGCTGAATCGCACAACCCGCAGTTTATCGCTCACTGAACCGGGCGCTGCGTTACTGGCAAAACTGAAACCAGCGATGCAGGCAATGGATGAGGCGGTCAGCGAAACCACGTCCAGAAGCGGGAAAGTTGCAGGGATGCTACGGGTACATACTTCCCGCATCGCTGCGGAGCTTTATCTGCAACCTTTTCTCGCTGAGTTTCACCGGGCCTGGCCCGATATCGTGCTGGAGCTGACCATTGACGATACCGCCATTGATATCGTCAGTAGTGGTTATGATATCGGTATCCGGCTGGGCGAAATGTTGGCGAATGATATGATCGCTCATCCGATTGGGGGCGAACTGCGTGAAGTCGCCTTTGCCACGCCCGCCTATCTTAACCTGCACGGCCGTCCGCAAACCCTTGCCGATTTGCAAAAGCATCAGTGCATCAACTGGCGCTATCCTGCCAGCCAGCGGTTATATGACTGGGAAATGTGGCAGGAAGGTCACTGGGTGGCCGTAGCGGTAAAAGGCCCGTTAATTGTTTCGGATCGCCGTATCGGACTGAATGCGGCGCTTCAGGGGATGGGTATTGGCTTCTGGCTTCACGATCGGGTGGCAGATTATGTGGCACGCGGCGAGCTGGAGTTAGTGCTGGAAGCGTTCAGCCACCCCTTCGACGGGTTTTATCTCTACTACCCGCAGCAGAGCGTCGCTTCTCCAACGATAAAAGCTTTCAGTGAGTTTTTCCGCTCCGTTAATTCTACCCAAAAATCCACATAG
- a CDS encoding phosphohydrolase, whose product MSLITWQLRFESWLHETWPQDDKAHDVAHLRRVWLTAQRIMKGSTADELVVLAGCYFHDIVNLPKNHPERHLASAQAAVETRRVLREVFPDFPAEKYEAVAHAVHAHSFSAAVTAETLEAKIVQDADRLESLGAIGLARVFYVSGALGRSLFDSSDPLGRERQLNDTEWALDHFQKKLLKLPETMQTEEGRRLAEHNADFLVTYMAKLCAELKGDFCALDEDVLREFSPVLEKY is encoded by the coding sequence ATGTCGCTTATTACCTGGCAATTACGTTTTGAAAGCTGGCTCCATGAAACCTGGCCACAGGATGACAAGGCCCATGATGTGGCTCATCTGCGGCGTGTCTGGCTGACAGCACAGCGTATAATGAAAGGGAGCACGGCCGATGAGCTGGTTGTGCTGGCCGGTTGTTATTTCCACGATATCGTTAACCTTCCCAAAAACCATCCGGAGCGTCATCTCGCGTCTGCACAGGCTGCCGTTGAAACGCGACGAGTTTTACGTGAGGTGTTTCCCGACTTCCCTGCAGAGAAATATGAAGCGGTTGCCCATGCTGTGCACGCCCACAGTTTCAGTGCTGCTGTAACGGCGGAAACCCTTGAGGCGAAAATTGTTCAGGATGCTGACAGGCTGGAGTCGTTAGGAGCAATAGGGCTGGCTCGCGTATTTTATGTTTCGGGGGCTTTGGGGCGTTCGCTGTTTGACAGTAGCGATCCCCTGGGTCGGGAGCGTCAGCTTAATGACACCGAATGGGCGCTGGACCATTTCCAGAAAAAATTACTCAAACTGCCCGAGACCATGCAGACGGAGGAGGGAAGGCGGCTGGCTGAGCACAATGCTGATTTTCTGGTGACCTATATGGCCAAGCTGTGCGCCGAGTTGAAAGGGGATTTCTGTGCGCTGGATGAAGACGTTTTACGCGAATTCAGCCCGGTTTTAGAGAAATATTAA
- a CDS encoding methyl-accepting chemotaxis protein has product MSLLTLLPLRALPRGLLSLKLPGGLQSLKGAFTLFLVLFVLLQCASAWLLSRQVADTRQNISVSQQLVQRQSLLAKARMELLTASDNSQGAGIYLMQDNQTGSVDSWKSLAESAQTSLDNARHLFAQYHAESNSPLAQNFTLLTEGLGEQLRGLKNRDIEAFFRVPMQAFQQQFNEAFYHTLSQSDTDASQANRSTLASLTLSRNVSLSISALLLALLIAGGVMLLRGVILPLNQVSSQLSRIATGDLSQQTLVKGWQASEIRQLTGGIAAMQHGLQHMVGEINAISVAVMRSADQMADQNNEFSAHNQQQTEAFAHISQRLDRVAEEVALSVEFAGHATRQVQETHQLTQRCGVMVADVDSQMREIVAASGEIAGIVTLLDSLSLQTKLLALNAAIESAHAGIYGRSFSIVAREIGLLSEKSGASTRNIDRLIAGTHQHIDNGFSKVQALESLYMKIAGAVTDVVALLDELQQNASAQSKRVNNVAEEISRLNKQVKNSEALTRHSAKASEDLVSQAQRLSQSISQFVL; this is encoded by the coding sequence ATGTCGCTGCTTACCCTCCTGCCCCTGCGTGCTCTTCCCCGTGGCCTTTTATCTCTGAAACTTCCCGGCGGGTTACAGAGTCTGAAAGGCGCGTTTACTCTTTTTCTTGTGCTGTTTGTTCTGCTGCAATGTGCCAGCGCCTGGCTGTTGAGCCGACAGGTGGCAGACACCCGGCAAAATATCAGCGTTTCGCAACAGCTCGTCCAGCGGCAATCTCTGCTGGCTAAAGCCCGGATGGAGTTGCTCACCGCCAGCGATAACAGCCAGGGTGCCGGCATTTACCTGATGCAGGATAATCAGACCGGATCGGTGGACAGCTGGAAAAGCCTGGCTGAATCCGCTCAGACGTCGCTGGATAATGCCCGTCACCTCTTTGCGCAGTACCACGCGGAAAGCAACAGCCCCCTGGCTCAGAATTTTACGCTGCTGACAGAAGGGTTGGGTGAGCAGTTGAGAGGACTGAAAAACAGGGACATAGAGGCTTTTTTCAGGGTGCCCATGCAGGCTTTTCAGCAGCAATTCAACGAAGCCTTTTATCATACCCTCAGTCAGTCTGATACCGACGCTTCACAGGCCAATCGCTCCACGCTGGCGTCACTGACGCTTAGCCGCAACGTTTCGCTCAGCATCTCGGCCCTGCTGCTGGCATTGCTGATTGCCGGTGGGGTGATGCTGCTACGCGGGGTGATCCTGCCTCTTAATCAGGTCTCCAGCCAGCTGTCACGTATCGCTACCGGTGACCTCTCGCAGCAAACGTTGGTAAAAGGCTGGCAGGCCAGTGAAATCCGTCAGTTAACCGGGGGGATCGCTGCAATGCAGCATGGGTTACAACATATGGTGGGTGAGATTAACGCTATCTCAGTAGCGGTAATGCGCAGTGCGGACCAGATGGCCGATCAGAACAACGAATTCAGCGCCCATAATCAGCAACAAACCGAGGCGTTTGCGCATATCAGCCAGAGACTGGACCGGGTGGCAGAAGAGGTGGCGCTCAGCGTGGAGTTTGCCGGCCACGCCACCAGGCAGGTGCAGGAAACCCATCAGCTGACCCAACGCTGCGGCGTTATGGTGGCCGATGTGGACAGTCAGATGCGGGAAATCGTTGCGGCCTCCGGAGAAATTGCCGGGATTGTAACGCTACTGGACAGCCTGTCATTGCAAACAAAACTGCTGGCGCTGAATGCCGCTATCGAGTCTGCACATGCTGGCATTTATGGCCGGAGTTTCTCGATTGTCGCCAGGGAAATTGGTCTGCTTTCTGAGAAAAGCGGCGCTTCCACCCGGAATATTGACCGGCTGATCGCCGGCACCCATCAGCATATTGATAACGGCTTCAGCAAAGTTCAGGCGCTGGAAAGTCTGTATATGAAGATAGCCGGTGCCGTAACGGACGTGGTGGCCCTGCTGGATGAGTTACAGCAGAATGCCAGCGCGCAGAGCAAACGAGTTAACAATGTTGCCGAAGAAATCAGCAGGTTAAATAAGCAGGTTAAAAACAGCGAGGCGCTGACCCGACACAGTGCCAAAGCGTCTGAAGACCTGGTTTCTCAGGCACAACGGCTGTCGCAAAGCATCAGTCAGTTTGTTTTATAG
- a CDS encoding oxidoreductase: MSAAKTWFITGVSRGLGEALAKAVLDRGDTVIGTTRDQPPAFAATRSNFHWLSLDVTDAAGIRQVVDKAFSLTGTLDVLVNNAGYGLLGSVEEATEEQVAHLFDVNFHGTRRVIQAALPHLRQQRSGHIINITSIAGIAPNSGSGMYSAAKFAVEGMSKGLAQEVAPLGISVTLVEPGAFRTDFLSDHSLRRSPSEIADYAATAGAVVSKLDDFAGKQLGDPQRAAEAIIAVVQAEPPLHLLLGSDALQRREKMQAAFDRDVARWREVTLSTDYK; this comes from the coding sequence ATGTCTGCTGCAAAAACCTGGTTTATTACTGGCGTCTCTCGTGGGCTTGGCGAAGCGCTGGCTAAAGCGGTACTGGATCGTGGTGATACTGTTATTGGCACCACGCGTGACCAGCCCCCGGCCTTTGCCGCAACCCGTTCCAATTTTCACTGGCTTTCACTGGATGTGACCGATGCCGCGGGCATCAGGCAGGTGGTTGATAAGGCTTTCAGCCTTACCGGAACACTAGATGTGCTGGTCAACAATGCAGGTTATGGCCTGCTGGGTTCAGTGGAAGAAGCCACCGAAGAGCAGGTCGCGCACCTCTTCGACGTAAACTTTCACGGTACGCGCCGGGTGATTCAGGCAGCCCTGCCGCATCTTCGTCAGCAGCGTAGCGGGCACATCATCAACATCACTTCCATTGCAGGCATCGCGCCAAATTCAGGTTCAGGCATGTATTCGGCGGCAAAATTCGCCGTTGAAGGAATGTCGAAAGGCCTGGCGCAGGAAGTGGCCCCGCTGGGGATTAGTGTCACGCTGGTAGAGCCGGGAGCTTTCCGCACCGATTTTCTTTCCGATCATTCATTGCGTCGCAGCCCTTCAGAAATTGCAGACTATGCCGCCACTGCCGGAGCGGTGGTCAGTAAGCTGGACGATTTCGCCGGTAAGCAACTGGGTGATCCACAGCGCGCCGCCGAAGCGATAATTGCGGTGGTTCAGGCCGAGCCCCCTCTGCATCTGCTGCTGGGCAGTGATGCCCTGCAGAGGAGAGAGAAAATGCAGGCTGCATTCGACCGCGATGTGGCGAGGTGGCGGGAGGTGACGCTGAGTACGGATTATAAATAA